The following proteins are encoded in a genomic region of Rattus rattus isolate New Zealand chromosome 2, Rrattus_CSIRO_v1, whole genome shotgun sequence:
- the Myadm gene encoding myeloid-associated differentiation marker, whose translation MPVTVTRTTITTTTSSSTTVGSARALTQPLGLLRLLQLVSTCVAFSLVASVGAWTGPMGNWAMFTWCFCFAVTLIILIVELGGFQARFPLSWRNFPITFACYAALFCLSSSIIYPTTYVQFLPHGRSRDHAIAATTFSCVACLAYATEVAWTRARPGEITGYMATVPGLLKVFETFVACIIFAFISEPSLYQQRPALEWCVAVYAICFILAAVTVLLNLGDCTNMLPIPFPTFLSGLALLSVLLYATAIVLWPLYQFDQRYNSQPRRSMDPSCSRTYVQPNAVCSWDRRLAVSILTGINLLAYVSDLVYSTRLVFVKV comes from the coding sequence aTGCCGGTCACAGTCACCCGTACAACCATCACAACTACAACATCATCCTCCACCACTGTGGGGTCCGCCCGGGCGCTGACCCAGCCCCTGGGCCTCCTCCGCCTCCTGCAGCTAGTATCCACCTGTGTGGCTTTCTCACTGGTGGCCAGTGTGGGTGCTTGGACAGGGCCCATGGGTAACTGGGCCATGTTCACCTGGTGTTTCTGCTTTGCTGTTACCCTCATCATCCTGATTGTGGAGTTAGGTGGATTCCAGGCCCGCTTCCCCCTGTCATGGCGAAACTTCCCTATCACGTTCGCCTGTTACGCGGCCCTCTTCTGCCTGTCCTCTTCCATCATCTATCCCACCACCTACGTGCAGTTCCTACCTCACGGACGTTCCCGGGACCACGCCATCGCTGCCACCACCTTCTCCTGCGTTGCCTGTTTGGCGTATGCTACTGAAGTGGCCTGGACTCGTGCAAGGCCTGGTGAGATCACTGGCTACATGGCTACCGTGCCAGGGCTGCTCAAAGTGTTCGAGACCTTCGTAGCCTGCATCATCTTTGCCTTCATCAGTGAGCCGAGCCTGTACCAGCAAAGGCCGGCCCTGGAATGGTGTGTGGCAGTCTATGCCATCTGCTTCATCCTAGCAGCAGTGACCGTCCTACTCAACCTGGGGGATTGTACCAACATGCTGCCCATCCCTTTCCCTACCTTCCTGTCAGGCCTGGCCTTACTGTCTGTGCTCCTTTACGCCACTGCCATTGTTCTCTGGCCCCTCTACCAATTTGATCAGAGGTATAACAGCCAACCCCGCCGTTCAATGGATCCAAGCTGCTCTCGTACTTATGTACAACCCAATGCAGTGTGTAGCTGGGACCGACGGCTGGCGGTGTCCATCCTGACAGGTATCAACCTGCTGGCATATGTGTCTGATCTGGTGTATTCCACCCGTCTGGTGTTCGTCAAGGTCTAA